A genome region from Labilibaculum antarcticum includes the following:
- a CDS encoding cadherin-like domain-containing protein, protein MKKVLNLVLGLLIASVSLVSCSDDDDNAMPNLSVNNGIVLENSATVTISGLELNVVDADTDDIDIVYTVTTAPENGILANTADLTTSVDLFTQADLVASKIVYVHNGSQTLTDEFSFTVTDGDNLLTGIFNISIGEKQISYFYVLNEGSSNGSVTMINRNDEVTNNYFSSVNSGVTLGQFPQSMAINDEYAYIVVTTGSGAGYVEVVTASDFKHYATISGFSYPREIAFANGKAYVSNGNGADANYSKQNNEVYVIDLKTMTKTKEIAVGAGPEKMIVSGGKLYVANSGGWSNDDNTVSVIDVDTDEVIETITVKYCPKDMVVDVNGDVWAYCGGKPDYSNYPDVTISNIGISKITTSSNEVISYELTDISSGTKMIAINKAKDVVYFISDAVYAMNIDDTALPTAKFIDATFYGMDVNPVNGNLWLSESNGATTAGKVHVYSSQGDKIKDVIVGNFPNSTMFSY, encoded by the coding sequence ATGAAAAAGGTTTTGAATCTTGTATTGGGATTGTTAATTGCAAGTGTTTCGTTAGTATCGTGTTCTGATGACGATGACAATGCAATGCCGAATCTGTCGGTGAATAATGGTATCGTTCTTGAAAATAGTGCTACGGTAACTATTTCAGGATTAGAATTAAATGTTGTGGATGCTGATACCGATGATATTGATATTGTATATACGGTAACAACTGCTCCTGAAAATGGAATTCTTGCTAATACGGCAGACCTTACAACTTCTGTTGATCTTTTTACTCAGGCTGATTTAGTTGCTTCTAAAATTGTATATGTACACAATGGAAGTCAAACTTTAACGGATGAGTTTTCTTTTACAGTTACAGATGGAGACAATCTATTAACAGGTATTTTTAATATTAGTATTGGTGAAAAGCAGATCAGCTATTTTTATGTGTTGAACGAAGGAAGTTCTAATGGTTCAGTTACAATGATCAACAGAAATGATGAGGTGACCAATAATTATTTTTCATCAGTAAATAGTGGAGTTACTTTAGGTCAATTTCCTCAATCTATGGCAATTAATGATGAATATGCATATATTGTTGTGACTACAGGAAGCGGTGCTGGTTATGTTGAAGTTGTTACTGCTTCAGATTTTAAGCATTATGCAACCATTTCTGGATTTTCATATCCTCGTGAAATTGCTTTTGCCAATGGAAAAGCTTACGTGTCGAATGGTAACGGAGCTGATGCAAATTATTCGAAACAAAATAATGAAGTTTATGTGATTGATTTGAAAACAATGACTAAAACAAAGGAAATTGCTGTTGGTGCAGGACCAGAAAAAATGATTGTTTCAGGAGGTAAGTTATATGTTGCAAACAGTGGTGGATGGTCGAACGACGACAATACTGTTTCTGTAATTGATGTTGATACGGATGAAGTGATTGAAACGATTACTGTAAAATATTGCCCTAAAGATATGGTAGTTGATGTAAATGGAGATGTTTGGGCATATTGTGGAGGTAAGCCAGATTATTCCAATTATCCAGATGTGACTATTTCTAATATAGGAATCTCAAAAATTACAACATCGTCTAATGAGGTAATATCTTATGAGTTAACAGATATTTCATCGGGTACAAAGATGATTGCAATTAACAAAGCTAAGGATGTTGTTTATTTCATATCTGATGCCGTTTATGCAATGAACATTGATGATACAGCTTTACCAACAGCTAAATTTATTGATGCTACATTTTACGGAATGGATGTGAATCCTGTTAATGGAAACCTTTGGTTGAGTGAGTCGAATGGTGCAACTACTGCTGGAAAAGTTCATGTTTACTCTTCACAAGGTGATAAAATAAAGGATGTTATTGTAGGGAATTTTCCAAATTCAACAATGTTTAGTTACTAA
- a CDS encoding TonB-dependent receptor plug domain-containing protein — MKLKYLFIVIVSFLNFSAWSQTMGIDTIQIESIDIVAPRLQHFSSTEKTVLIDSILIQRYDGKDLSSLLQKTSLVNISSSGAFGALATVGMRGASGTHTSVNWNGIPVNSLTTGSADLSLINAGSFDEVQVIYGAVGSLYGSGTLGGAIELSNTPDWKKKSSVGLNSEIGSFSNSTTKLFGKYSNKSISYSGQVFFQYGKNDFSYTDFHDFGSPKERLNNNENRAFGTIQDLHLKINEHYIDFGAWYQVKEKNIGGLMGIGAPISYQKQRDSSFKAYVGWKKLVGKFRLEAKSAYLSDYLKYTDRGSATNTGYKIFSEIESKRWLNDVNLRYYFSDNWSIDINGKYSWLKGITNNYEGDIIENESRLTLAAKYTPLLGTFIFTYGKEWNSEVNPPEMYSFSSLIHLFPNIIDIRAKASTHYRRPTFNDRYWNNSGNVDLKSENGWNYELGLVMLSQKALNGDITLDLNAYKALNDELIAWQPESGSLWRPVNIGKSVTQGADVELTHVMKIKNNSLRTSLKYAYNDAYNNDKESDNYKKTLAYRPHHIVKFSSDYLFGKWDVGLLGTLRSNTNTWEGDQVDGNLLVDINAGYRFDTNFAKIKLTGRVENLLDESYEIVRFYPMPGRAYYFGVNVIF; from the coding sequence ATGAAGTTGAAATATTTATTTATAGTAATTGTAAGTTTTTTGAATTTTAGTGCTTGGTCGCAAACCATGGGTATCGATACCATCCAAATTGAATCTATTGATATTGTTGCACCAAGACTTCAGCATTTTTCGTCCACCGAAAAAACGGTGCTAATTGATTCTATTCTTATTCAGAGATACGATGGAAAAGATTTATCGAGCTTACTTCAGAAAACATCTTTGGTAAATATCTCTTCAAGTGGTGCATTTGGGGCTCTTGCTACGGTCGGAATGCGAGGTGCATCAGGAACACACACATCTGTGAATTGGAATGGGATTCCAGTTAATTCTTTGACAACAGGTTCGGCAGATTTATCTTTAATAAATGCTGGTTCTTTCGATGAAGTTCAGGTGATTTATGGTGCTGTAGGATCTTTATATGGTTCAGGAACCTTAGGTGGTGCTATTGAATTGTCAAATACGCCCGATTGGAAAAAAAAGTCCTCTGTTGGTCTGAATTCTGAAATAGGTAGCTTCTCAAATTCTACAACCAAACTTTTTGGTAAATATTCCAACAAGTCGATTTCTTATTCAGGTCAAGTCTTTTTTCAGTATGGAAAGAATGATTTTTCGTACACCGATTTTCATGATTTTGGATCGCCTAAGGAGCGATTAAATAATAATGAGAACAGAGCATTTGGGACAATACAAGACCTGCACTTAAAAATTAATGAACACTATATTGATTTTGGAGCCTGGTATCAGGTAAAAGAAAAGAATATTGGTGGATTAATGGGAATTGGTGCTCCCATTAGCTATCAGAAACAACGCGATTCGTCCTTTAAAGCTTATGTCGGTTGGAAAAAATTGGTTGGTAAATTTCGTTTGGAAGCAAAATCCGCGTATTTATCAGATTATTTGAAGTATACCGATAGAGGCAGTGCCACTAATACAGGATATAAAATATTTTCAGAGATAGAATCGAAACGTTGGTTAAATGATGTCAACTTGAGATATTATTTCTCAGATAATTGGAGTATTGATATAAATGGTAAATACAGTTGGTTGAAAGGGATCACCAATAATTATGAGGGCGATATTATTGAGAATGAATCACGTTTAACTTTAGCTGCTAAATATACTCCCTTATTAGGCACATTTATTTTCACCTATGGTAAAGAGTGGAATTCGGAGGTTAATCCGCCGGAAATGTATTCATTTAGTTCTTTAATTCATCTTTTCCCAAATATTATAGATATTCGAGCTAAAGCATCGACTCATTACAGAAGGCCCACATTTAATGATCGTTACTGGAATAATTCAGGGAACGTTGATTTAAAGTCTGAGAATGGATGGAATTATGAATTAGGATTAGTGATGCTATCTCAAAAGGCATTGAATGGTGATATTACTCTTGATTTGAATGCGTATAAGGCTCTTAATGATGAATTAATTGCATGGCAACCAGAATCTGGATCTCTTTGGAGACCTGTTAACATAGGCAAGTCAGTTACTCAAGGTGCAGATGTTGAATTAACTCATGTAATGAAAATTAAAAATAACAGCTTGCGTACCTCATTAAAATATGCATATAACGATGCTTACAATAATGATAAGGAAAGCGATAACTATAAGAAGACATTAGCCTATCGTCCGCATCACATAGTCAAATTTTCTTCCGATTATTTATTTGGGAAATGGGATGTTGGATTGTTGGGGACTTTACGTTCAAATACCAATACTTGGGAAGGAGACCAGGTGGATGGTAATTTACTGGTAGATATTAACGCAGGCTATCGTTTCGATACCAATTTTGCAAAAATTAAATTAACAGGTAGAGTAGAAAACTTGTTAGATGAATCATATGAAATTGTTAGGTTTTACCCCATGCCTGGCAGAGCTTATTATTTTGGGGTAAATGTAATTTTTTAA
- a CDS encoding family 20 glycosylhydrolase has product MRTSLLFLLLISAQVMNPFNSDAQTSNSIGIIPKPSRIITTKGSLLLKEDVKIFFSEGIEDEKVLLSYLSDQINQLTGVRIPKKITRKLPASNKIIFKKVNDENWGEEEYSLIVDVTGVLIEANSGKGFFYGIQSLLQLVSLNAELKIPYVKILDEPRYSYRGMHLDVCRHFFSVDFIKKYIDLMAMYKMNTFHWHLTEDQGWRIEIKKYPKLTEIGAWRIEKDGSRYGGFYTQDQIKEIVKYAADRFITVIPEIELPGHSVAALSAYPYLACTEGLFNVENEWGVFDDVYCAGKETTFEFLQNVLLEVIDLFPSEYIHIGGDECPKSNWASCPLCQKRIKEEGLKDEHELQSYFIQRIEKFLISKNRKIIGWDEILEGGLAPEATVMSWRGTEGGIQAAKQQHDVIMTPGSHCYFDHYQDENYIEPTAIGGFSPLKKVYEFEPTPSELNEDEAKYILGAQANVWTEYMHTSDRVEYMVAPRICALAEVVWSAKDQRNWADFQLRMNHHYELLHKKEINSFIQAPHGGVNRNFFFDRMKLPLEVKLQNTEIRYTLDGSKPDVNSKIYTEPLVLKNTTSIKTQTFHQSGLKSKIRNIECIKILPLVPDTISELAQGLRYKIIKGKFNNLNELTNDEVMECGVLDKIKFPKDIEEDCYAMEITGFLKIDKKATYTFFNYAVDPVQISIGGHVLINQEGLNSRYERRGRIHLDEGLYPIKIIMVKNTPYANQQVSWCSNYFYQIPINSENLFH; this is encoded by the coding sequence ATGAGAACTTCCTTACTATTTTTGTTGCTGATAAGCGCACAAGTTATGAATCCTTTTAATTCCGATGCTCAAACAAGTAATTCCATAGGCATAATTCCAAAGCCATCAAGAATTATTACTACTAAGGGGAGTTTATTGTTAAAAGAAGATGTAAAGATATTCTTTTCGGAAGGAATTGAAGATGAAAAGGTTTTGCTTTCCTATTTGAGCGATCAGATTAATCAGTTGACAGGTGTTCGAATTCCTAAAAAGATAACAAGAAAACTGCCAGCATCGAACAAAATCATTTTTAAGAAGGTAAATGATGAAAATTGGGGAGAAGAAGAATATTCTTTAATTGTTGATGTTACTGGAGTTTTAATTGAGGCTAATTCGGGCAAAGGATTTTTTTACGGAATACAATCTCTCTTGCAGTTAGTTTCTCTAAATGCTGAGCTGAAAATTCCTTACGTAAAGATATTGGATGAACCAAGATATTCGTATCGGGGAATGCATTTAGACGTGTGCCGTCATTTCTTTTCTGTCGATTTTATCAAGAAATATATCGATTTAATGGCCATGTATAAGATGAATACTTTTCATTGGCATTTAACCGAGGATCAGGGATGGAGAATAGAAATTAAGAAATATCCGAAACTAACAGAGATTGGTGCATGGCGAATCGAAAAGGATGGGAGTAGGTACGGAGGGTTTTATACCCAAGATCAAATTAAAGAGATTGTAAAATATGCTGCCGATCGTTTTATTACAGTAATTCCTGAGATTGAATTACCGGGTCATTCTGTAGCAGCCCTCTCTGCTTATCCTTATTTGGCTTGTACCGAAGGTCTTTTTAATGTCGAAAATGAATGGGGCGTATTTGATGATGTGTATTGCGCAGGAAAGGAGACTACTTTTGAGTTTTTGCAAAATGTATTACTAGAGGTTATCGATTTGTTTCCGTCAGAGTATATTCATATTGGTGGCGATGAGTGTCCTAAGTCAAATTGGGCATCATGTCCTCTGTGTCAGAAACGTATTAAAGAAGAAGGTTTAAAAGATGAACATGAATTACAATCCTATTTTATCCAGCGTATAGAGAAGTTTTTAATAAGTAAAAATCGCAAGATTATTGGTTGGGATGAGATATTGGAAGGTGGTTTAGCACCTGAGGCAACCGTTATGTCATGGCGGGGAACTGAAGGTGGTATTCAGGCTGCAAAACAGCAACACGATGTGATAATGACACCTGGATCCCATTGTTATTTTGATCATTACCAAGATGAAAATTACATTGAACCTACTGCTATTGGAGGTTTTTCTCCACTAAAGAAGGTGTATGAATTTGAACCAACACCTTCAGAATTAAATGAAGACGAAGCAAAATACATTCTGGGAGCACAAGCAAATGTTTGGACCGAATATATGCATACTTCAGATCGGGTAGAGTATATGGTTGCTCCTCGAATTTGTGCTTTGGCCGAAGTAGTGTGGTCGGCGAAAGATCAGAGAAATTGGGCTGATTTTCAGCTTAGGATGAATCATCATTACGAATTATTGCATAAAAAAGAGATAAATTCATTTATACAGGCACCGCATGGTGGAGTGAATAGGAATTTCTTCTTCGATCGGATGAAATTACCTTTAGAGGTGAAATTGCAGAATACTGAAATAAGATACACATTGGATGGTTCGAAGCCAGATGTTAATTCTAAAATTTATACCGAACCATTGGTGTTGAAAAATACGACTAGCATTAAAACTCAAACCTTTCACCAATCAGGCTTAAAGAGTAAAATTAGAAATATTGAATGCATTAAAATTTTGCCATTGGTGCCGGATACGATATCAGAACTTGCGCAAGGATTAAGATATAAGATTATTAAAGGGAAATTTAATAATCTTAATGAGTTAACTAACGATGAAGTAATGGAGTGTGGAGTTCTTGATAAGATTAAGTTCCCTAAAGATATTGAAGAGGACTGCTACGCGATGGAAATTACGGGATTTCTAAAAATTGATAAAAAAGCAACTTATACCTTTTTTAATTACGCTGTCGATCCTGTTCAAATATCCATTGGTGGTCATGTTTTAATTAATCAGGAAGGACTAAATTCAAGATATGAACGCAGAGGTCGAATTCATCTTGATGAAGGCTTGTATCCTATAAAAATAATAATGGTGAAAAACACTCCCTACGCTAATCAGCAAGTTTCTTGGTGTTCAAATTATTTTTACCAAATACCAATCAATTCAGAAAATCTATTTCATTAA
- a CDS encoding ABC transporter ATP-binding protein, with translation MSDIKEMQKNILVTKDLSIGYKQGRKDNLCLLSDINLTIRRGEMVCLLGPNGAGKSTLMRTIAGIQSPLAGYTLVEGIPIRDRNYKEIAQLLSIVLTERIDVGNLTVYHIVSLGRHPYTSWMGRLSEEDNDKIKWALEQVGLMHYADHFINQLSDGERQRVMIAKALAQDTPLIMLDEPTAHLDLPNRVDIMRLLHRLARETNKAILLSTHELDLALQAADVIWLMALGKPIKIGAPEDLVLNGSIEETFHNKSFIFDRKTGNFIMNYQKKQKIQVLGNDVMGFWTQRALSREGYQVTCEEAGNCSVKLLEDIMEWEIHKNGETLTCKSIEELLAYLRTSFSTD, from the coding sequence ATGAGCGATATAAAAGAGATGCAAAAAAACATACTGGTAACGAAGGATCTTTCAATTGGGTACAAGCAGGGGAGAAAGGATAATTTGTGCTTGCTTTCTGATATAAACCTAACAATTAGGCGAGGCGAAATGGTTTGTCTTTTAGGTCCAAACGGAGCGGGCAAGTCAACGCTCATGCGAACCATTGCCGGAATTCAATCGCCCTTGGCGGGATATACCTTAGTAGAAGGGATACCTATTCGGGATCGAAATTACAAAGAGATTGCGCAGCTATTAAGTATTGTGCTAACTGAAAGAATTGATGTGGGAAATCTGACCGTTTACCATATCGTTTCGTTAGGGCGTCATCCTTATACTTCATGGATGGGACGTTTATCGGAAGAAGACAACGATAAAATAAAATGGGCTTTGGAGCAAGTGGGTTTGATGCACTATGCCGATCATTTTATCAATCAGTTGAGTGATGGTGAACGACAACGTGTAATGATTGCCAAAGCTTTGGCGCAGGATACGCCACTCATCATGCTGGATGAACCTACTGCTCACCTGGATTTACCAAATCGTGTTGACATCATGCGTTTGTTGCATCGTTTGGCTCGTGAAACGAATAAGGCCATTTTACTTTCTACTCATGAACTGGATTTAGCCCTTCAGGCAGCAGATGTTATTTGGTTAATGGCATTAGGCAAGCCTATAAAAATAGGTGCTCCCGAAGATTTGGTTTTGAATGGAAGCATCGAAGAAACTTTTCACAACAAGTCCTTTATCTTCGATCGAAAAACAGGCAATTTTATTATGAATTACCAAAAGAAACAGAAAATTCAGGTTTTGGGTAATGATGTAATGGGTTTCTGGACTCAAAGAGCTTTGTCGCGTGAAGGTTATCAAGTGACTTGTGAAGAAGCCGGTAATTGCTCTGTAAAATTGCTTGAAGATATTATGGAGTGGGAAATTCATAAAAATGGAGAAACGCTTACTTGTAAAAGCATAGAGGAATTGTTAGCCTATCTTCGAACCTCTTTTTCTACTGATTAA
- a CDS encoding TonB-dependent receptor plug domain-containing protein, whose product MKRTFLTAFALLSLFNSAVKADVVPNPIDETKVVKHLNLSEVTINASRVNATVKDLPQKIEIITKRMIEASPAVDVAGLLKRSAAVDILQYPGVSAVVSMRGFSPSPSVKYTTILINGKPSGTDNIASIDLQNVERVEILKGPFSAQYGSAAMAGVINIVTKNSSGEIRGQLAMEYGSFHRSKVNLALGGSLSEVLDFDLGFSYNNQAKDYKTGENNLYDEKSAKSILDASTYGERMENSQFTTYNLNSRLGIVLAENWKLNVNGGYYKGKDIETPGNFWHTGGMDKKDIERFTTGFDLMGKMNGHQIEFSPFYSNEENKTYDVGSDGYGDFESVYKTYGFQLNDSYQIGNHSLAVGLDNKTERYESMNFDTSGAIEAPYQPDYKNIATGIYGQAQFKLLNDKLNFMLGLRGDNIKFKLDADNLLGNEKSEEDYWVFTKNIGAKYELIKGFSTHASWGDAFLAPKAYQVAGVYTRGTTTTEGNSDLDPEKSNTLDFGFGYDNYKKGIKLDVTYFTTHHKDKIIKSTLPNHNSTYINAQSADMNGLELLASYDIGALKDYDYSLRVFVNYTHLIDAKVKYQDSEGNDLTGEMRYVRDNTASFGVEFDNLKGFSTQLMGRYIGHRYENNYMYLADYSNYPTVAKQAIVFNNEEVRPDLINEELLRHPVSMEFDYSTSYTFKEKYIVGLTISNLLDENYTEKDGYNMPGRSVTAKFAYRF is encoded by the coding sequence ATGAAAAGAACATTTTTAACCGCTTTTGCATTGCTGTCATTATTTAATTCTGCAGTAAAAGCTGATGTAGTTCCAAACCCAATCGACGAAACGAAGGTTGTGAAGCACCTCAATTTATCAGAGGTAACAATTAATGCGTCACGTGTGAATGCTACGGTAAAAGACCTGCCTCAAAAAATTGAGATTATTACCAAACGAATGATTGAGGCTTCGCCAGCCGTTGATGTTGCGGGTTTATTAAAGCGTTCGGCAGCAGTAGATATTCTTCAGTATCCTGGAGTATCGGCCGTTGTAAGTATGCGCGGATTTAGCCCTTCACCAAGCGTAAAGTATACTACAATACTAATTAATGGAAAACCTTCTGGTACTGATAATATTGCAAGTATTGATTTACAGAATGTAGAGAGAGTGGAAATATTAAAAGGACCTTTTTCGGCACAATACGGATCTGCCGCTATGGCGGGTGTTATTAATATTGTTACCAAGAATAGTTCTGGAGAAATACGGGGTCAGCTAGCCATGGAATATGGAAGTTTTCATAGGTCAAAAGTGAATTTGGCTTTAGGTGGTTCTTTATCTGAAGTTTTGGATTTCGACTTGGGATTTTCATACAACAATCAAGCTAAGGATTATAAGACAGGAGAAAATAATTTGTATGATGAGAAATCTGCTAAATCGATATTGGATGCAAGTACCTATGGTGAGCGAATGGAGAATTCTCAATTCACAACTTACAATTTAAATTCACGTTTGGGAATTGTACTGGCTGAGAACTGGAAACTAAATGTAAATGGTGGATATTATAAGGGAAAGGATATCGAAACGCCTGGTAATTTTTGGCATACAGGAGGAATGGACAAAAAGGACATTGAACGTTTTACAACAGGCTTCGATTTGATGGGTAAGATGAACGGACATCAAATCGAATTCTCGCCTTTTTATTCGAATGAAGAGAATAAGACTTACGATGTTGGCTCCGATGGTTATGGGGATTTTGAGAGTGTTTACAAAACCTACGGTTTTCAATTGAATGACTCTTATCAAATCGGAAATCATAGTTTGGCTGTTGGGTTAGATAATAAAACCGAAAGGTATGAGAGTATGAACTTTGATACCTCTGGAGCGATAGAGGCACCATATCAACCGGATTATAAAAATATAGCCACAGGGATCTATGGGCAGGCTCAATTTAAATTATTGAACGATAAATTGAATTTTATGCTCGGACTGCGAGGCGATAATATCAAATTTAAACTTGATGCTGATAATTTGTTGGGAAATGAGAAGAGTGAAGAGGATTATTGGGTATTCACAAAAAATATTGGTGCAAAATATGAACTAATAAAAGGATTTTCAACCCATGCTAGTTGGGGAGATGCTTTTTTAGCTCCTAAAGCTTATCAAGTTGCTGGTGTATATACTCGAGGAACGACTACCACAGAAGGGAATTCTGATCTTGATCCGGAGAAATCGAACACTTTGGATTTTGGGTTTGGCTATGACAACTATAAGAAAGGAATTAAATTGGATGTAACTTATTTTACGACCCATCACAAGGATAAGATTATCAAAAGTACCTTGCCAAATCACAATTCAACCTATATAAATGCACAGAGTGCAGATATGAATGGTCTGGAATTACTTGCGTCTTATGATATTGGAGCTCTAAAAGATTATGACTATTCATTACGTGTATTTGTAAACTATACACATTTGATCGATGCAAAAGTAAAGTATCAAGACTCGGAAGGAAATGATTTGACAGGAGAAATGAGATACGTACGTGATAATACAGCTTCTTTTGGTGTCGAATTTGATAATTTGAAAGGATTTTCAACACAATTAATGGGTCGGTACATTGGTCATAGATATGAAAACAATTATATGTATTTGGCCGATTACTCCAATTATCCGACTGTTGCAAAGCAAGCAATTGTGTTTAATAATGAAGAGGTTCGTCCTGATTTAATAAATGAAGAGTTACTACGTCACCCTGTTTCAATGGAATTTGATTATTCTACAAGTTATACATTCAAAGAAAAATATATCGTAGGATTAACTATATCTAACTTATTGGACGAGAATTACACCGAAAAGGACGGTTACAACATGCCTGGAAGATCAGTGACAGCCAAGTTTGCTTATCGATTCTAA
- a CDS encoding CHAD domain-containing protein yields the protein MESKEGSTSLSLFYKEKFDSFLRNLSVAEQIKEEDIHKLRVDIKYIRSLLLLIEELNFDSDIAAKLLKQLKSIFNSAGKLRVIQVSKSLMLKGGVEIPAEIMLILNRELNSKADNFKTSLTEFDLLKFKQRITSLYSVLNKVNISELKIKVDSIIHDELEIVNRLFNSSKGEEYHHQIRKLLKVVKALEQLLLVLHDDEKRRQALDIVNATETSLGNWHNYKVLDNFLMKLDQELSQTGVTRVLRNLKNQNNKFKQEFKIESDKYLRNHF from the coding sequence ATGGAATCTAAAGAGGGAAGTACCAGCTTAAGTTTATTTTATAAAGAAAAATTCGATTCTTTTTTGCGTAATCTATCAGTAGCTGAGCAAATTAAAGAAGAAGACATTCATAAGTTACGTGTGGATATAAAATACATACGAAGCTTATTGTTATTGATCGAAGAATTGAATTTTGATTCCGATATTGCCGCAAAGCTTTTGAAACAGCTAAAAAGCATTTTTAATAGTGCAGGTAAACTGCGTGTTATTCAGGTTTCTAAATCATTGATGTTAAAAGGTGGTGTTGAGATACCTGCTGAGATAATGCTTATTTTAAATAGAGAGTTGAATTCAAAAGCGGATAATTTTAAAACAAGCCTTACTGAATTTGATCTTCTTAAATTTAAACAAAGAATAACAAGCTTGTATTCAGTATTAAACAAGGTAAATATTTCTGAATTAAAAATAAAAGTTGATAGCATCATCCATGATGAATTGGAAATCGTTAACCGATTATTTAATTCATCAAAAGGAGAAGAATATCATCATCAAATCAGAAAACTTTTAAAGGTAGTTAAAGCCTTGGAACAGTTGCTATTGGTTCTTCACGACGATGAGAAAAGAAGGCAAGCATTGGATATCGTAAATGCTACCGAAACATCTTTAGGTAATTGGCACAATTATAAGGTCTTGGATAATTTCTTGATGAAATTAGATCAGGAATTATCTCAAACAGGTGTAACGAGAGTTCTGCGTAATTTGAAAAACCAGAACAATAAATTTAAACAAGAGTTTAAAATTGAGTCCGATAAATACCTGAGGAATCATTTCTAG